GGTCTCTATAGTGTAAGAGAATTCGAATCGCAGAatcgaagaattggttgcaaggcagcatgagttagaggctcaattggtgAAACAAGGAGAGATGGAGGCGCGCCTCAAACAAcaagaagaacaacaagaacagttcatgagagaaatgcaactccaaatgcagcagcttatgcaacagtacaggcctccaagcaATTGATTGTTTTTagattatgacattatctaattatatatgaaCAATGTCAGTCTCGTGGTTATTTATtagttcgcacttattataaaactttcgtgAGTATTAAATTGTTTCTaatgtatgtttttcaaatcttatgaatatcaaattggttttttattattactgaattttaataaaatagtttccATTCAAACGACCAtgtaacattcgaacattattgatatatacgttcgaacgaaaCCAGATTAGtcaaaaaacgttcgaacgcaATTAATTAGCGTACCGTTCGAACATAACTCAACACCGTTCGATCCATTTACTGTTCAATCTCTtcttttaacgttcgaatgtaaatttattttgtaccgttcaaacattaCAAAAAATTTGGGATCGTTTGAACGTGTTATCATAACCATTCAACCAATGTAATTTCTTTCGAACGCATAATTATTGCCATTCGAACGTCATTCAGGAACGAAATTGAACCGTGACAAATAACTagcccgttcgaacggtatcgaacgatcaatttcaaaatcgtctctaaatatattttctggGATAAAATGGTGATTTTCGTCCTAAAATACCTTCTgcgacagtgatgttgggacaaCCTTGGGACGAATGTTTTtcgtctcaaaatattttttgagacaaaaaagcTACaatttgggacgaaatttttcgtcccaaaataatGTTTCTATTGTAGTGTCACGCGTTAATGTTAGTTAGAAGCATTGCTCAATCTTAAAAATTCACTTTGATAGTCTTAGTCATCTATTCTATCGTCTTGGGTAGAAACATTCAACAAATTTCATGAAATTATTCCACATGTTCTTCCTCAGAATAATTCATGGTTAAAGTATGATCTTCTCACGTGGGTGTATGACCTAGTATTACTTTAGAATCTTTGATTTCTACACATGATAGTTTATGGAAAATTGAAATGCATGCGTATGGAACTATGGCGAAGGCTCAGCAGTACTCACCATGTTATAAAATACTCCACCAACTTAAATTCATTTAACATGTTCAGAATGATAAAAATCAATCAAGTAACGTACTTCAACTTCTACATCCACCAGCTTCATGGAAGTTCTACTACTGCAAGTAATGTCTGACTGCATTCAGATCATCTTGCCTCTCTTCTTGACTTGAATTACCTGCCAAAGCAACCCAGAGGTCTGATTTTCAATATATTCAGCTCATCAGAAGAAAATTGTGGAGGAAAAAAACAATTCCAATAACAATATCACTTCAcataagaaaatattctttatagatatatatacctTTGTCTGTCTCAGTACCAAAATTTCCAAGAATATTTGCAGaagtaaattttaataattcttaTGATTAATTTAGAGGtcatttgaatagtgagatgagataaaaataattttaaataaaagttaaaagttaaataaaatattattagaatattaattttttgatattattattattttgaattaaaatttaaaaaattaaattatttaatctattttatataaaaatttaaaaaaattataataataaaataaaaaaataaaataaaaatatttttgaattcaAACCGACTCTATCTATTCTTGTAGGTTGAAAAAATCAACCACAATATTCCATGAAGTCATTCTAATCAGAAAGACTTGATCGGTACGGGTTTGTCTTCTTCCCAGCCGGATGGCTCAAAGCTGAGACTTGGCAATTGATGCTTGTACCGTATTTGGACAGGCTTGATTGCTGGTGCTTACTCATCTCTTGATTTCTTCATTATTTATAAGATTGTGTGTTAAATCCTATAactttgagcaaataaaatgtcAAAACTGATCTGATGCATGCTAACAGGCAAGATTAATGTAACATTCAAGTCATTTATGCAGTTGTTACAAATGAATGACTTTAAATAGGATAAGATTTAGATATGGTTTGTCCCAGAAAGTAGGATCCAAACCTAGACatctccaaaaaataataacataaagactatatatatatattcatcatcattttaattatcaCCATTCTCTCAATATCTCATGATATAACATTAGATAATAgatgtataaataaaatataataaatagtctttaATGatctaatatcatatcataaaataataaaaaaatgatgagaattaaaatgataagtagcattactgtgtatatatatatacacatatacatatgtacACATCAGACAGATTTAAGGAATCATTTTAGATAGTTGGTGTTTGGTTTTTCTGTGTCTTGCTTCAAACTTTGTTATACTCTATATTTTTGATACTCAAACTTTCAACTTCATTAAATCAAAGAGGAGATTACAGACATAAATCAAACCATAAGGTTTGAGATAAAAAGTccggaatacaatcccaccaaATTGCAATACTATCAAGATGTCTACCATGTTGAGCTAGAGAATGGGCTGCCTTATTAGCTTCCCTATAAGCATGTGTAAACAAGCAAGTTCGAAACAACAAAGACAAACTCTTGATCTCCAAATATAATCCTCCATACAGTGAGTTGCACATACTGTCACTGTTTAAGGCTTCAATTACCATAAGACAATCACTTTCAACTTGGATATTAGAAATACCCATACCTGCACAAAGCTGTAGCCCACGGAAAATAGCTAAAAGTTCAATATGCTCCACTTCATCAACACAGACTTCCGGTATTGCTGCTGCCAGCAAAGTGTTGCCCAGATAATCACGTAATATAGCGCCAATACCAGCTGTTCCAGCTTCCATATGCAGAGAACCATCAACGTTAAGCTTTATAAAATCTGCTTGAGGAACCTGCCAATGATAAAAAGCTTGTGCTTGTCTTCGGTGAATTTTTTGTACAGACTTATAACTTTTCAATACAGATAGAGCATGATCAGCCGCTTGATATGGAGAAACAGCAAGTTGCTCATGATAAAATTTATTGCGTCTATACCAAAAACCCCAAGCCACCGTAAAGAAAACAGATAAACTCTCCCACCTCTTGTCCAAGCAAAACTAGACAGCAAGATCACAAAAATTTGAGTGAGATGATACATGCATAGAAGGTAGGACGTTCAGCCAAGTTGTTTCCAACAATTTACAGCCCACCAATGCGTGATAAACACTCTCTTCCTGTTCCATGCAGAAACTGCAGAGCCCATTTACAGTAACATGTTTTAGCAACAGATTAGACTTTGTTGGTAACCCATCTTTGCAAGCACGCCAtgcaaaaatttttatcttattcgGAACCGGCAATTTCCATAAATGTTTCCAGAGCACTCGTTGAGATGTAGCTGTAGAAGATTCAGCTGCTTGAAAACCTTGTTTATCCATAATAAACCGATAACAACTCCTGACACTAAAAACACCATTTCTTTCGAACTCCCACACCCTTTTATCTCCTTGGTGCACAGCCCCACATGGCATTTTCAGAATATCCAACACTAAATTTGGATTAAAGAGAGCTCTAAGTTTATCTATGTCCCAAGAAGCAGAATTTCCAGAGAATAGAGTATTTACACAATCCTGTTCAGTTCCCCTTCCTACCTCAATACCTTCCTTATCCAAAGAGGAATGACCCGGAATCCACTTATCCCTCCAAATGTTAATACTAGTGCCATCACCTATTCTCCATCTACTCCCATCCACAGCCCACTTCCGAGCCTCCCAAATCCCTCTCCATGAGTAAGAAGGACAGCGACCCAACTCGGCTGCCAAAAAATTTGAAGATGGAAAATATTTAGCCTTAAGAAGTCTATGAAGTAATGAACCCTCATCTTGGAGCAACCGccacccttgtttagctaacatagctaaattatgaaatttcagCTTTTTAAAACCCAAACCACCCCATGCTTTTGACAAACACATTTTATTCCAGCTGAACCAATGAATTTTCCTTCCATTATCCTTatgaccccaccaaaaacgaGCCATCATAGCCTCCAATTCATCACATAAggtagaaggaagaagaaaacagCTCATAGAATAAGATGGGATTGAAAGGGCTACTGCTTTTATCAATATTTCCTTACCCCCTTGAGAAAGCAGTTTTTCTTTCCAGATTTGCAGCTTCTGCCACACCTTCTGTTTAATGGACTGAAAAGCTCGTCTTTTGGATCGTCCAACTAAATGTGGCAGCCCGAGATACCGCTCATACTGTTGGATGTCAGAATTACtccataaatttttaatatcttcttgGGTTCTCCGGGGCACATTTCTACTTAAAACCATTGCTGTTTTTTCCTTATTGATTCGCTGACCAGAAAGTTCCTCATACTTTGCCAAGATAGCTTGAATCCGTCTGTTTTCTTCTAGTTTAGCCTTGCAAAATATCAAGCTGTCATCAGCAAATAACAGATGAGTAATGTTCGGGGCCCCTCTACATATTTTAATGCCTGAAAATTGTCTCCTCAATCCCGCTTCTTTCAATAAAGATGTTAGACCTTCAGAACATAAGAGAAAAAGATATGGGGACAAAGGATCGCCTTGTCGGAGCCCTCTTGAAGGAAAGATAGGACCCTTAGGTTCCCCATTAATAAGCACCGAGAAGGAAACCGAGCTAACACACTGCATGATTAGATTCACAAAAGCCTCACTAAAACCCAATGCCTCCATAACAGTTTTCAAAAAGCCCCACTCCACCCGGTCATACGCTTTGCTCATGTCCAATTTCAAAGACATAAAACCCTTCTTCCCTGTCCGCTTAAGCCTCAAATAATGAATCACTTCATAAGCAATAAGGACATTATCAGTTATAAGACGCCCAGGCACAAACGCACTTTGACATTCCCCAATAATATGAGTTAAAACCAGTTTGAGACGATTTGCAATGACCTTTGCAAGCAGTTTATAAACCACATTACAGAGGCTAATAGGTCTATAATCCGTAACTCTTATTGGAGATTTCTTCTTGGGAATCAAAGAAATAAAGGTGTGATTAATAGAGGAAGGAAAAGAACCTGTATTAAGGGCATGTAACACTGCTGCAGTCACAGTATTACCAATCTCCtgccaatatttttggaaaaacacTGGCGACATGCCATCCGGGCCCGGAGCTTTAGAGGGATTCATCTGTTGCAACGCTATCTTCACCTCATCAGCCGAATATACTCGGGTCAGCTCTTCATTCATGCTTGGAGTGACTCTTCCCCTTAAATCATGCAGAAAATCTAGTGAAGCAGTCGGATTTGAAGAAGAGAACAGCTCACTAAAATAATCCAGAATAACTTTATCCATATGAGTCCTCTCATGCCACTGCCCTTGTGCATCCTGAATTCTttgcaaacaattctttttccttcgttGGGATGCTTTCATGTGAAAATATCGGGAGTTATGATCTCCTTCTTTTAACCATAAAGCCTTAGAACGTTGTCGCCACATTACTTCATCCCTCTCCAACCAAATAGCCACCTCTTTTCTAGCAACATTTAATGCGGGAACATCCAACCCCCGAGGATCATCATATACCTGCTGCAACTTCAGATTAGCTTGTTGAAGCTTTCTCTGAACATTCCCAAAACAAGTCCTGTTCCAGTGCTGCAGCTTAAGCCCACTCGTCCTAATCATCTCCTCCACCTCCTCCAATCGTGAATGAACAGATTCCAGTCACCATGTGTCCTTAATAATTGCCTCACAGTCAAGATTTCCAACCCACATTTCCTCAAAacgaaataattttttctttctataatgGAGAGTCGTATCACCCTCCAATTCCAACCAAATCGGAAGATGGTCAGAATAAGCCGCAAAGCCATGAAACACCTTGGCATGCGGATAAGAATTCCACCAACTAGAATTGGCAAGAAACCTATCCAAACGTTCATTGATACAATCGGGACCAACCCTCATATTTGACCACGTAAATCTATATCCAGTGAATCCCAAGTCACGCAACTCACACTCCTCAACAACATCTCGGAAAACAGATAACTGAGCATCCGGTTTAGGATTCCCCCCTTGCTTCTCATGATGAAACATCGTTTCATTTAGATCACCCATGACAAGCCAGGCCTCCCCACGTGAACGTCTAAGACTCCTTAGGAGAGCCCATGTTCTATGCCGCAAATGGGTTTCGGGAACCCCATACAAACATGTTAAAAACCAACACCCTCCAACCACATTTTCATCACTAATTTCAGCATCTAtgtgatttgaagaaaaattaacaaTAGAAAGAGCTACTTCTTTCCCCCAATACAGAGCAAGACCCCCTTTTCTACCAGTTGAACATACTGCTAAACAATTAGAAAAACCAAGTTTAAACTTACAATTTTCTGCAGCTCGAACACTAAGCCGGGTCTCTTGAAGGAAAAGAACGTCGGGAGCTTCCCTCTTCGTCAAAGCGCAGAGGTGTCGAATGccacgtgggttcccaagcccacgagcATTCCAGGCCAGGAGCTTCATGGCTGTCGGCGGGGCTGTGCAACAGCCACCGCCGATAGTTCAGTGCAGTTCTCTAACGCCGCATCAATGAGGATCGGATCTTCAGAAATCTTCCCAGCCTCATATCTCGTTCGAACATGCCTAGCAGAGTCCGTATGGGAACTCCTCTGTTTCCTCTTTCGGCCACTATACTGAAATGCATTCTCAAGGGGAGACTTAGGTTTTTGACGTTTTAGCCTTAAACGACAATTTGCCAGCCCGTTTGGTTCCGTGTGTCAAAGGCTGTTTCTTTAATGGATTGGACGACTCCACTACTGATGGTTCTATCCCTACCGGGACCTCCACAAGCCCAATATCGAGCGATCCACTAGACAGCCCCTCCTCAAAATCCCCAACTGTAGGCCCATCCACCCCCTTCAGAATCCCAGTAACGTCTCCCTCATTTATCCCCATATCTCCAACGTCTATCAAAGAACCGTTTGAAACCGAGTGAAAGACGTTACTCGGTAACGGAACACCCTGAAAATCAGCCAACTTCTCCGTGGGCTTTTCAACCGTTTCAGTTTGACCAACAATAACATTGCCGGCAAAACTACCCACGGCAGCAAGACCTGGGTCCGTCGCCGATGGAGGAACAGAAACCTTCAACGAACTACTCGGAGCAGGAGTGTCTTGAACAGAATCAAACTTTACTTCCTCTGGAAATCGGCTCCGTACTGAAATCTTCTTCACATTGAAGCTACCGGAACGTAACCACACACCATAAGGTTGGAGACCCGTAGCAACACCATCCAGTCCAGAACAAGCCTCCCTTTCACCACAGTCTTTATCAACATGCCCCAGTCTCCCACACCAGTAGCAGAAATTTGGTAGCCTCTCGTAAGAGAATCGAATCCAAACCGACTGACCACCTCCAACAGACAACTTAGATCCCCGTAGAAGAGGATCTTTCACATTAAGTTTAACCCTTACTCTCAAATACTCGCCCCATTCCACTTCACTATTCTCCAGATCGACGTCTTCCACGAAACCAATCTTCTCCCCAAGCTTCCGACCTACATGTGCATTACGAGCCATTATGGGTAAATCATGTAAGCGGACCCAAAAGGACGCTGTATCCAGCTTAATCTGATGAACTTGAAGACGACCATCCGCTTCAGCAAATAGAACCAAGTGTTTATCAAAAGTCCATGGCCCCTCTCTCAAAACCTTCTCCTTATCTCTCGCATCCTCAAACTCAACAAGAAACAGTGTTGAGGAGAGATCACGAAACCGGACACCCATTACAGTCCTCCAAATCTTCCGCATCGTACCCTTAAACGCCTCCctgttgaaatatttcccagTAAAAAGTTGCATAAACAAGCATTTCCCTCCTCGAGGCAAAACATCCTCCAGACTCTCCAGCCCAATAACCACATCTTCACTTTCCTTCTCAGTTAAAGAAAGCTTTGTGTAGAGCACGGGAAGATCATCTTCCGTAATCATACTTACAGCTCCGTAATCATACTTACAGCACCGTAGAACAAAGACCACTGCACAAGGGCAGTACGAGAACCTCTACAAAGGAAACCCTAGGAGAGGATTAGATAAAACTTCTTTATATATTTGATGGTATGCCTGATGTAGTGATTGAGACATGAGATGCTACAATGATCATACACTGGATTACCAAAATGTTATCTCCACCTTTAATGTTTTAATACCTCATGAAGGGAAGCAGTTTTGGAATTTTTATGAgtagttttattgttattatgcAGAATTTATACAGGGAAAGTAATTTTGTGATTTAATCGGTtcagttttaatttttcttttttctaaaatcagACTAAactggttcatatatatatatatattttttaattttttttattgtatataatttttatatataatatataattatatataaatagttctgtattatatgataaattactaattaatataatattaaatgttaaaatcttatattattttatttattatattaatagttatactaatattatataatatatattaatagttatactactattatatcactatatattataatatcctatatgatatattataatatataattatattctataatacaattataatatatattataatatattataatatatttttttaaatcaatattatatactataatatattataatataatatattaaaactaaaaaatcggatcaaatcaaattaaaaatcgATAAAATCATAatactgatttaaaaaaataattaatacgtaattaattttaaaaaatataaaatcaatacatatcaattcaatcttaaattttttctaaaactaaTCAATCGGTTAGACTCTTAACGATCCTTCGATTGGAGACCATTGACGTTTGAACAGTTAACCTGGTCGGACAGAAAAGATAAAACGAACGGCGAAATCAATACCACGTTGGACGTGAGGTGGACACGGGCAGCCCAAGGGCACCGTATAAAGAGAGgatcaaaaagaatatattccTCCCAAAAGTTGGGCCCACCTTTATTTGGTTTATTCGATTATTTCTTTCCCAAGAAAACTTCCTTTGAAAATTCCAAATCTTTTGGCGCCTGCGTAAATTACAGTTCATGTCTCTATAATTTTGGAggaaagatatttataattataaattaaaaaaatttaattataaatataattatttattaatatgtacatcaatctaatatgac
This genomic interval from Carya illinoinensis cultivar Pawnee chromosome 2, C.illinoinensisPawnee_v1, whole genome shotgun sequence contains the following:
- the LOC122301651 gene encoding uncharacterized protein LOC122301651; translated protein: MKLLAWNARGLGNPRGIRHLCALTKREAPDVLFLQETRLSVRAAENCKFKLGFSNCLAVCSTGRKGGLALYWGKEVALSIVNFSSNHIDAEISDENVVGGCWFLTCLYGVPETHLRHRTWALLRSLRRSRGEAWLVMGDLNETMFHHEKQGGNPKPDAQLSVFRDVVEECELRDLGFTGYRFTWSNMRVGPDCINERLDRFLANSSWWNSYPHAKVFHGFAAYSDHLPIWLELEGDTTLHYRKKKLFRFEEMWVGNLDCEAIIKDTW